A genome region from Pseudomonas sp. S06B 330 includes the following:
- a CDS encoding putative 2-aminoethylphosphonate ABC transporter ATP-binding protein, which produces MNTPLANPGAQMKVRGIHKRFGAFTALQDVSLDIAAGELVCLLGPSGCGKTTLLRCIAGLERQDRGTLYIGDRDISDLPPQARDYGILFQSYALFPNLTVEANIAYGLAGSGREEVRQRVAQMLELVGLSGSEKKYPGQLSGGQQQRVALARALAPAPSLLLLDEPMSALDARVREHLCTELRQLQRQLGITTLMVTHNQDEAMLMADRIAVMNNGQVEQYATPQEIYDKPATPFVAEFVGQGNWLPFQRHSDSHAQVGALNMRLADGAGQARSGRLFCRPEAISVNPAVHEENLFPARVREITFLGNRCRMSFEFNELPGHALLAEVAPESMPRLGSQDIWVALPPRSLQVFA; this is translated from the coding sequence ATGAACACGCCGCTCGCAAACCCTGGCGCACAAATGAAAGTGCGCGGTATCCACAAGCGCTTCGGCGCCTTTACCGCCCTGCAGGATGTCTCCCTCGACATCGCCGCCGGTGAATTGGTGTGTCTGCTGGGCCCGTCCGGCTGTGGCAAGACCACGCTGCTGCGCTGTATCGCCGGCTTGGAACGCCAGGACCGCGGCACCTTGTATATCGGCGACCGTGATATCTCCGATCTGCCACCCCAGGCCCGTGACTACGGAATCCTGTTTCAGTCCTATGCGCTGTTTCCGAACCTGACGGTCGAGGCCAACATCGCCTACGGCCTGGCGGGTAGCGGTCGTGAGGAAGTGCGCCAGCGAGTGGCACAGATGCTGGAGCTGGTCGGTTTGTCCGGCAGCGAGAAAAAGTACCCTGGTCAACTTTCCGGTGGTCAGCAGCAGCGAGTAGCCCTGGCGCGGGCCTTGGCTCCGGCTCCTTCTTTGCTGTTGCTCGACGAGCCGATGTCGGCCCTTGATGCCCGTGTTCGCGAGCACCTGTGCACCGAGCTGCGCCAGTTGCAGCGCCAGTTGGGCATTACCACGTTGATGGTCACGCACAATCAGGATGAGGCCATGCTCATGGCCGACCGCATCGCGGTGATGAACAACGGCCAGGTCGAGCAATACGCCACGCCTCAGGAAATCTACGACAAGCCCGCTACTCCGTTTGTGGCCGAGTTTGTCGGCCAGGGCAACTGGTTGCCGTTTCAGCGTCACAGTGACAGCCATGCTCAAGTCGGTGCGCTGAACATGCGGCTGGCCGACGGTGCTGGCCAAGCCCGTAGCGGACGTTTGTTCTGCCGCCCCGAAGCGATCAGCGTCAACCCTGCGGTGCATGAAGAAAACCTGTTCCCGGCACGGGTCCGCGAGATCACGTTCCTCGGCAACCGCTGCCGCATGAGTTTTGAGTTCAATGAACTGCCGGGCCATGCCCTGTTGGCCGAAGTCGCTCCCGAGTCGATGCCGCGCCTGGGCTCCCAGGATATCTGGGTAGCCTTGCCACCGCGCAGCCTGCAGGTGTTTGCCTGA
- the ptsP gene encoding phosphoenolpyruvate--protein phosphotransferase, whose protein sequence is MLNTLRKIVQEVNSAKDLKTALGIIVLRVKEAMGSQVCSVYLLDPESNRFVLMASEGLNKRSIGKVSMAPNEGLVGLVGTREEPLNLENAADHPRYRYFAETGEERYASFLGAPIIHHRRVVGVLVIQQKERRQFDEGEEAFLVTMSAQLAGVIAHAEATGSIRGLGRQGKGIQEAKFVGVPGSPGAAVGKAVVMLPPADLDVVPDKSVDDIEAELKLFNNALEGVRADMRSLSAKLATQLRPEERALFDVYLMMLEDAALGGEVVQVIKTGQWAQGALRQVVGEHVNRFELMDDAYLRERASDVKDLGRRLLAYLQEARQQTLVYPDNTILISEELTPAMLGEVPEGKLVGLVSVLGSGNSHVAILARAMGIPTVMGLVDLPYSKVDGIDMIVDGYKGDVYTNPSDVLRKQYAEVVEEERQLAQGLDALRELPCITLDGHRMPLWVNTGLLADVARAQQRGAEGVGLYRTEVPFMINQRFPSEKEQLAIYREQLAAFHPLPVTMRSLDIGGDKALSYFPIKEDNPFLGWRGIRVTLDHPEIFLVQTRAMLKASEGLNNLRILLPMISGIHELEEALHLIHRAWGEVRDEGTDVPMPPVGVMIEIPAAVYQTRELARQVDFLSVGSNDLTQYLLAVDRNNPRVADLYDYLHPAVLQALQNVVRDAHAEGKPVSICGEMAGDPAAAVLLMAMGFDSLSMNATNLPKVKWMLRQVSLSKSKELLAQAMGIDNPQVIHSSLQLALKNLGLARMINPGSSKTL, encoded by the coding sequence ATGCTCAATACGCTGCGCAAGATCGTCCAGGAAGTTAACTCCGCCAAGGATCTCAAGACGGCGTTGGGGATCATTGTGTTGCGCGTCAAAGAGGCCATGGGTAGTCAGGTCTGTTCGGTCTATCTGCTCGATCCTGAGAGCAACCGCTTTGTGTTGATGGCCTCTGAGGGTTTGAACAAACGCTCGATCGGCAAGGTCAGCATGGCGCCTAACGAGGGTCTGGTCGGTCTGGTCGGTACGCGTGAAGAACCGCTGAACCTGGAAAACGCCGCAGACCACCCGCGGTATCGCTACTTCGCCGAAACCGGTGAAGAGCGTTATGCCTCGTTTCTCGGTGCGCCGATCATCCACCACCGGCGTGTGGTCGGCGTTCTGGTCATCCAGCAAAAGGAACGACGCCAGTTCGATGAGGGCGAAGAAGCCTTCCTGGTAACCATGAGCGCCCAGCTCGCCGGGGTAATTGCCCATGCCGAAGCAACCGGCTCGATCCGTGGTCTGGGGCGTCAGGGCAAAGGCATACAAGAGGCCAAGTTCGTCGGCGTACCGGGTTCGCCTGGTGCGGCCGTGGGCAAGGCAGTGGTCATGCTGCCACCGGCCGATCTGGACGTGGTGCCGGACAAGAGCGTCGATGACATCGAGGCCGAACTCAAACTCTTCAACAACGCCCTGGAAGGCGTGCGCGCCGACATGCGCAGCCTGTCCGCCAAACTCGCTACCCAACTGCGCCCGGAAGAGCGCGCGTTGTTCGACGTCTACCTGATGATGCTCGAAGACGCGGCCCTGGGCGGTGAAGTGGTGCAGGTGATCAAGACCGGTCAGTGGGCCCAGGGCGCCTTGCGCCAGGTGGTGGGCGAGCACGTCAATCGCTTCGAACTGATGGACGACGCTTACCTGCGCGAGAGGGCTTCCGATGTGAAGGATCTAGGCCGGCGTCTGCTGGCCTATCTGCAAGAGGCAAGGCAGCAGACACTGGTCTATCCCGACAACACCATTCTGATCAGCGAAGAACTGACCCCAGCGATGCTCGGCGAAGTGCCGGAAGGCAAGCTGGTCGGACTGGTATCGGTACTGGGCTCGGGTAACTCCCACGTGGCGATTCTGGCCCGTGCCATGGGTATTCCCACCGTGATGGGCCTGGTCGACCTCCCGTATTCGAAGGTCGACGGTATCGACATGATCGTCGATGGCTATAAGGGCGATGTCTACACCAACCCCAGCGATGTGCTGCGTAAGCAGTATGCCGAAGTGGTCGAAGAAGAACGCCAGTTGGCCCAAGGCCTGGATGCCCTGCGCGAACTGCCGTGCATTACTCTTGATGGTCACCGCATGCCGTTGTGGGTCAATACTGGCCTGCTCGCCGATGTCGCCCGTGCCCAGCAACGTGGCGCCGAAGGCGTAGGGCTGTACCGCACCGAAGTACCGTTCATGATCAACCAGCGCTTCCCTAGTGAAAAGGAGCAGCTGGCGATTTACCGCGAGCAACTGGCGGCCTTCCACCCCTTGCCGGTGACCATGCGTAGCCTGGACATCGGTGGTGACAAGGCGCTGTCGTATTTCCCGATCAAGGAAGACAACCCCTTCCTCGGCTGGCGGGGCATTCGCGTAACCCTCGACCACCCGGAAATCTTCCTGGTGCAAACCCGTGCCATGCTCAAGGCCAGCGAAGGCCTGAACAACTTGCGCATTCTGTTGCCGATGATTTCCGGTATTCACGAGCTGGAAGAAGCCTTGCACTTGATTCACCGGGCCTGGGGCGAAGTGCGTGACGAAGGCACCGATGTGCCGATGCCGCCGGTGGGGGTGATGATCGAGATCCCGGCTGCGGTGTACCAGACCCGCGAGCTGGCGCGTCAGGTCGACTTTCTGTCGGTCGGCTCCAACGACCTGACCCAGTATTTGCTGGCGGTAGACCGTAACAACCCGCGGGTTGCCGACCTCTATGACTACTTGCACCCGGCCGTGCTGCAAGCCCTGCAGAACGTGGTGCGCGATGCCCATGCCGAAGGCAAGCCGGTGAGTATCTGTGGTGAGATGGCCGGTGATCCGGCAGCTGCAGTGTTGTTGATGGCCATGGGCTTCGACAGCCTGTCGATGAACGCCACCAACTTGCCGAAAGTGAAATGGATGCTGCGTCAGGTGAGCTTGAGCAAATCCAAGGAACTGCTGGCCCAGGCCATGGGTATCGACAACCCGCAAGTTATCCACAGTTCGCTGCAGCTGGCTCTGAAGAACCTTGGGCTGGCGCGGATGATCAATCCCGGGTCGTCGAAGACCTTGTGA
- a CDS encoding thymidylate synthase: protein MKQYLDLVRDVIENGTLQGNRTGIRTISLPGASLRFDLQKGFPAITTRKLAFKSAVGEMVGFLRGVKNAGEFRELGCKVWDQNANENAQWLANPFRQGHDDLGEIYGVQWRQWPAYKRIPLSNPAAIELAQSQGFQQIAASEEDGEAFVVLYKAIDQIRQCIDTIHNDPGSRRILFHGWNCAQLDEMALPPCHLLYQFHPNVETKEISLTLYIRSNDLGLGTPFNLTEGAALLSLVGRLTGYTPRWFTYFIGDAHVYENHLDMLNEQLKREPLAAPTLVISDRVPEYAKTGVYEPEWLEKVEPSDFSLEGYEHHAPMTAPMAV, encoded by the coding sequence ATGAAACAGTATCTAGATCTGGTCCGTGATGTGATCGAAAACGGCACCCTGCAGGGCAACCGTACTGGTATCCGCACCATCAGCCTGCCCGGCGCTTCGCTGCGCTTCGACCTGCAGAAGGGCTTCCCGGCCATCACCACCCGTAAGCTGGCGTTCAAGTCGGCCGTCGGCGAGATGGTGGGTTTTTTGCGTGGTGTGAAGAACGCCGGCGAGTTTCGTGAGCTGGGTTGCAAGGTCTGGGACCAGAACGCCAACGAAAACGCCCAGTGGCTGGCTAACCCGTTCCGCCAGGGGCATGACGACCTCGGCGAGATCTACGGTGTGCAATGGCGCCAATGGCCGGCCTACAAGCGCATCCCGCTGAGCAACCCGGCGGCGATCGAGCTGGCGCAGAGCCAGGGCTTCCAGCAAATTGCAGCGTCTGAAGAAGACGGCGAGGCCTTCGTGGTGCTGTACAAGGCCATCGACCAGATTCGCCAGTGCATCGACACCATTCACAACGATCCAGGCAGCCGCCGTATTCTGTTCCACGGCTGGAACTGCGCGCAGCTCGATGAAATGGCCTTGCCGCCGTGCCACCTGCTGTACCAGTTCCACCCGAATGTCGAGACCAAGGAAATCTCCCTGACCCTCTACATCCGCTCAAACGACCTGGGCCTGGGCACACCGTTCAACCTCACCGAAGGCGCGGCGCTGCTGTCGCTGGTGGGTCGCCTGACCGGCTACACGCCGCGCTGGTTCACCTACTTCATCGGTGATGCGCACGTGTATGAAAACCACCTGGACATGCTCAACGAGCAGCTCAAGCGCGAGCCGCTGGCAGCACCCACGCTGGTGATCAGTGATCGTGTGCCGGAATATGCCAAGACTGGCGTGTACGAACCAGAGTGGCTGGAGAAGGTCGAGCCGAGCGACTTCAGCCTTGAAGGCTACGAACACCATGCGCCGATGACCGCCCCGATGGCGGTCTGA
- a CDS encoding DUF3077 domain-containing protein: MTLEQPVMAAVRGQTSNTAGVVNFIRSEQSPMGLFRIAPGVPCDYALEQASTVVGAAVRRLDLPRDAM; encoded by the coding sequence ATGACATTAGAGCAGCCAGTCATGGCGGCTGTGCGCGGGCAGACCAGCAATACGGCAGGTGTGGTGAATTTCATCCGCAGCGAGCAATCACCGATGGGGCTGTTTCGTATTGCGCCGGGCGTGCCGTGTGACTACGCGCTGGAACAAGCCTCAACCGTGGTGGGAGCGGCGGTGCGACGACTCGACTTGCCCCGCGATGCGATGTAA
- a CDS encoding NRDE family protein — protein sequence MCLIVFAWRPGHAQPLIVAANRDEFYARPSRMLGAWDDAPGVYAGRDLEAGGTWLGVGPGGRFAALTNIRDPQLAQGARSRGELVAAFLRGESSVEAYLDQVASHSQQYSGFNLLVGDSSTLGYLNAREAQVQLLGEGVYGLSNAGLDTPWPKLVKARAGLKQQLADPQPPALLSLLGDNLQAADGELPETGVGLTTERLLSSVFIASQNYGTRASTVLIVEADGRRRLLERSFGPFGGHLGEVDLQV from the coding sequence ATGTGTCTGATCGTTTTTGCCTGGCGGCCGGGCCATGCCCAGCCGCTGATCGTCGCGGCCAACCGTGATGAGTTCTATGCCCGTCCCAGCCGCATGCTGGGCGCCTGGGACGATGCGCCTGGGGTGTATGCCGGACGCGACCTGGAAGCTGGCGGCACCTGGCTGGGCGTCGGCCCGGGCGGGCGTTTTGCCGCATTGACCAATATCCGCGACCCGCAACTGGCACAGGGCGCACGCTCACGTGGCGAGTTGGTGGCGGCGTTCCTGCGGGGCGAGAGTAGCGTTGAAGCCTATCTGGATCAGGTCGCCAGCCACAGCCAGCAGTACTCCGGGTTCAACCTGCTGGTGGGCGATAGCAGCACGCTTGGCTATCTGAATGCCCGAGAGGCGCAGGTGCAACTGCTCGGCGAAGGTGTTTATGGGCTGTCCAATGCAGGGCTGGACACGCCTTGGCCAAAGCTGGTCAAGGCTCGCGCCGGTTTGAAGCAACAGTTGGCCGACCCGCAGCCTCCGGCGTTGCTGAGCCTGCTTGGGGATAACCTGCAGGCCGCCGATGGCGAGTTACCAGAAACCGGCGTAGGGCTCACTACCGAGCGCTTGCTGTCGAGTGTGTTCATTGCCAGCCAGAACTATGGGACGCGGGCCAGTACGGTGCTGATTGTCGAGGCGGACGGTCGGCGCAGGTTGCTGGAGCGCAGTTTCGGGCCGTTTGGTGGGCATCTGGGGGAAGTGGATTTGCAGGTTTGA
- a CDS encoding sulfite exporter TauE/SafE family protein: MEFVLYLLLGACAGVLAGLFGVGGGIIIVPVLVFSFTLQGFDASVLTHLAVGTSLATIVFTSINAIREHHRKGAVQWPIFVWMTLGILVGAGIGAKTASLIQGPMLQKIIGVFALVIALQMALDLKPKASRKVPGKAGLTAAGGVVGWASAIFGIGGGSLTVPFLTWRSLPMQQAVATSSACGFPIAVASALSFIWLGWHDPHLPAHSLGFVYLPALLGIALTSMFFARFGARLAHKLSPRLLKRLFAALLFCVGLSFLL, from the coding sequence ATGGAATTCGTGCTCTATTTGCTGCTGGGCGCCTGTGCAGGCGTGCTGGCCGGGTTGTTCGGCGTTGGCGGCGGCATCATCATCGTGCCGGTGCTGGTGTTTAGTTTCACCTTGCAGGGTTTCGATGCTTCGGTGCTGACCCACTTGGCCGTGGGTACATCCCTGGCGACCATCGTCTTCACCTCGATCAACGCCATTCGTGAGCACCACCGCAAGGGCGCGGTGCAGTGGCCGATCTTCGTCTGGATGACCTTGGGGATTCTGGTTGGTGCCGGTATCGGGGCCAAGACCGCGTCGCTGATCCAGGGCCCGATGTTGCAGAAGATCATTGGTGTGTTCGCGCTAGTGATCGCCCTGCAGATGGCTCTGGACCTCAAGCCCAAGGCGAGTCGCAAGGTACCCGGCAAGGCCGGACTGACCGCTGCTGGCGGCGTTGTCGGTTGGGCATCGGCGATCTTCGGCATTGGCGGCGGTTCGTTGACCGTGCCGTTCCTGACCTGGCGCAGCTTGCCCATGCAGCAGGCGGTGGCAACGTCGTCGGCCTGCGGCTTTCCGATTGCTGTGGCCAGTGCCCTGAGTTTCATCTGGCTGGGTTGGCACGACCCACACTTGCCTGCGCATAGCCTGGGCTTCGTGTACCTGCCGGCGCTGCTCGGAATTGCCCTGACCAGTATGTTTTTCGCCCGCTTCGGCGCGCGCTTGGCGCATAAACTGTCGCCACGCTTGCTCAAACGGCTGTTTGCCGCGCTGCTGTTCTGCGTCGGCTTGAGCTTTTTGCTTTAA
- the lgt gene encoding prolipoprotein diacylglyceryl transferase, whose protein sequence is MLPYPQIDPVAVALGPLKIHWYGLMYLIGIGGAWLLAKRRLNRFDPTWSNEKLSDLVFWLSMGVIVGGRLGYVLFYDLHAYLANPALIFEVWKGGMSFHGGFIGVMLAALWFGKRNNKSFFELMDFVAPLVPIGLGAGRIGNFINAELWGKATDVPWAMVFPPFSDPAQLPRHPSQLYQFALEGVALFLILWLYSRKPRPTMAISGMFALFYGIFRFIVEFVRVPDAQLGYIAFGWLTMGQLLCLPMILGGIGLIWWAYNRKPTAKAAV, encoded by the coding sequence ATGCTGCCTTACCCGCAGATCGACCCCGTGGCTGTTGCCCTGGGTCCGCTGAAAATCCATTGGTACGGCCTGATGTACCTGATCGGCATCGGCGGCGCCTGGCTGCTGGCCAAGCGCCGGTTGAACCGCTTCGATCCGACCTGGAGCAATGAAAAGCTCTCGGACCTGGTGTTCTGGCTGTCCATGGGCGTGATTGTCGGCGGACGCTTGGGTTACGTGCTGTTCTACGATCTGCACGCCTACCTGGCCAACCCGGCGTTGATCTTCGAAGTGTGGAAAGGCGGCATGTCGTTCCACGGCGGCTTTATCGGTGTGATGCTGGCGGCCTTGTGGTTCGGTAAACGCAACAACAAGTCGTTCTTCGAGCTGATGGACTTCGTTGCGCCGCTGGTGCCGATCGGCCTGGGTGCCGGGCGCATTGGCAACTTTATCAACGCCGAACTGTGGGGCAAGGCCACTGATGTGCCGTGGGCCATGGTCTTCCCGCCGTTCAGCGATCCGGCACAACTGCCGCGTCACCCGTCGCAGCTGTACCAGTTCGCCCTGGAAGGTGTGGCATTATTCCTGATCCTTTGGCTGTACTCGCGCAAGCCGCGCCCGACCATGGCCATTTCCGGCATGTTCGCGCTGTTCTACGGGATCTTCCGCTTCATTGTTGAGTTTGTGCGGGTTCCCGACGCCCAGCTGGGCTACATTGCCTTTGGCTGGTTGACCATGGGTCAGTTGCTCTGCTTGCCGATGATCCTCGGCGGCATCGGCCTGATCTGGTGGGCCTACAACCGTAAACCCACGGCCAAGGCCGCCGTTTGA
- a CDS encoding heavy metal translocating P-type ATPase encodes MNQPVSHIHGKDAHGHDHAKHAHSCCSHEAAPSLVQFGDAASDDARLSRFRIEAMDCPTEQTLIQNKLGKLAGVEQLEFNLINRVLEVRHTHDDTSAIEQAVASLGMQAEPLTDSSEEPAYTPTPEKKHWWPLALSGVAAIGAEVIHFAALGPSWVVALVALVSILSCGLGTYKKGWIALKNGNLNINALMSIAVTGAVLIGQWPEAAMVMFLFTVAELIEARSLDRARNAIGGLMQLTPDMATVRQADGQWREVEVKQVVLGALVRVRPGERIGLDGEVISGQSSIDQAPITGESLPVEKGPGDKVFAGTINQAGALEYRVTAAAGQSTLARIIKAVEEAQGARAPTQRFVDQFSRIYTPAVFAFALAVAVIPPLFMAGAWFDWIYRALVLLVVACPCALVISTPVTIVSGLAAAARKGILVKGGVYLEGGRKLDFLALDKTGTITHGKPVQTDHVVLEPLFEGRAQALAASLAERSDHPVSRAIAVFAAGQQLAFSEVTAFEALAGRGVRGEIDGELYHLGNHRLVEELGLCSPQLEAQLDALERQGKTVVLLLDKSGPLALFAVADTVKESSREAIAELHELGIKTVMLTGDNPHTAQAIAAQVGIDQAHGNLLPADKLKTIEDLYAAGHRVGMVGDGINDAPALARSEIGFAMAAAGTDTAIETADVALMDDDLRKIPAFVRLSRDTAAILTQNIVLALGIKAIFLAITFAGMATMWMAVFADMGVSLLVVFNGLRLLRK; translated from the coding sequence ATGAACCAGCCTGTTAGCCACATCCACGGTAAAGACGCCCACGGTCATGACCACGCCAAGCACGCACACAGCTGCTGCTCTCACGAGGCCGCGCCGTCGTTAGTGCAGTTCGGTGATGCTGCCAGCGATGATGCGCGCCTGAGTCGCTTCCGCATCGAGGCGATGGATTGCCCGACCGAACAGACCCTTATCCAGAACAAGCTGGGCAAGCTGGCGGGGGTCGAGCAGCTCGAGTTCAACCTGATCAATCGCGTGCTCGAGGTTCGCCATACCCATGACGACACCTCGGCGATCGAACAGGCGGTGGCTTCGTTGGGCATGCAGGCCGAACCCCTGACTGACTCCAGCGAGGAACCTGCTTACACGCCGACACCTGAAAAAAAACATTGGTGGCCACTGGCACTGTCGGGGGTTGCGGCCATTGGCGCCGAAGTCATTCACTTCGCCGCGCTGGGGCCCTCCTGGGTCGTGGCACTGGTCGCCCTGGTGTCGATCCTCAGTTGTGGTCTGGGTACCTACAAGAAGGGCTGGATTGCCCTGAAGAACGGCAACCTCAACATCAACGCGCTGATGAGCATCGCGGTGACGGGCGCGGTGCTGATCGGGCAGTGGCCAGAAGCGGCCATGGTCATGTTCCTGTTTACCGTCGCCGAGTTGATCGAGGCACGCTCGCTGGACCGTGCGCGCAACGCCATCGGTGGGTTGATGCAACTCACGCCGGATATGGCCACCGTACGACAGGCCGATGGCCAATGGCGTGAGGTTGAAGTTAAGCAGGTGGTGCTCGGCGCTTTGGTGCGGGTGCGCCCAGGTGAACGCATAGGCCTGGATGGCGAGGTGATCAGTGGCCAATCGAGCATCGACCAGGCGCCGATTACCGGTGAGAGTCTGCCGGTAGAAAAAGGCCCGGGTGACAAGGTTTTCGCGGGCACCATCAATCAGGCAGGCGCCCTGGAATATCGGGTGACGGCGGCTGCCGGGCAATCGACCCTGGCGCGGATCATCAAGGCGGTGGAAGAGGCGCAAGGTGCCCGTGCACCGACTCAGCGTTTTGTCGATCAGTTCTCGCGGATTTACACCCCGGCCGTATTTGCCTTTGCGCTGGCTGTTGCTGTGATTCCTCCGTTGTTCATGGCCGGCGCCTGGTTCGACTGGATCTACCGCGCTCTGGTGCTGCTGGTGGTTGCCTGCCCTTGTGCGCTGGTGATCTCCACCCCGGTGACCATCGTCAGCGGCCTGGCCGCCGCGGCGCGCAAAGGTATCCTGGTCAAAGGCGGGGTGTACCTTGAAGGTGGGCGCAAGCTCGACTTCCTGGCGCTGGACAAGACCGGCACCATCACCCACGGCAAACCAGTGCAAACCGATCATGTGGTTCTCGAACCGCTGTTCGAAGGCCGCGCACAGGCGTTGGCGGCCAGCCTTGCCGAGCGCTCCGATCACCCGGTGTCTCGTGCCATTGCGGTGTTCGCCGCTGGACAGCAACTGGCTTTCAGTGAAGTGACCGCCTTCGAAGCCCTGGCCGGTCGTGGCGTGCGCGGTGAAATCGACGGTGAGTTGTACCACCTGGGCAACCATCGCTTGGTCGAAGAGCTGGGCCTGTGCTCCCCGCAACTTGAAGCACAGTTGGATGCGCTGGAGCGCCAGGGCAAGACTGTGGTACTGCTGCTCGACAAATCCGGCCCGCTGGCCCTGTTCGCCGTGGCTGACACGGTCAAGGAAAGCAGTCGTGAAGCGATTGCCGAATTGCATGAGTTGGGTATCAAGACTGTCATGCTCACCGGCGACAATCCCCATACTGCTCAGGCGATTGCCGCTCAGGTTGGCATCGATCAGGCCCATGGCAATCTGCTGCCGGCCGACAAGCTCAAGACTATCGAAGACCTGTACGCTGCTGGGCATCGAGTGGGGATGGTTGGCGACGGAATCAACGACGCCCCGGCATTGGCCCGCTCGGAGATCGGCTTTGCCATGGCTGCTGCTGGTACTGACACGGCAATTGAAACCGCCGACGTGGCGCTGATGGATGATGACTTGCGCAAAATCCCGGCCTTCGTCAGGCTCTCACGCGATACCGCGGCGATCCTGACCCAGAACATCGTGCTGGCGCTGGGGATCAAGGCGATCTTTCTGGCGATCACCTTTGCCGGTATGGCAACCATGTGGATGGCGGTGTTCGCCGATATGGGCGTGAGTTTGTTGGTGGTCTTTAACGGCCTGCGCTTACTGCGAAAATAG
- a CDS encoding LysR family transcriptional regulator: MLSSELKAFYMVARLGSITLAAKKLGLSQPTVTTQIRNLESQYAVELFYRGGRRLTLSDDGARLLPMVKALLQQEADIEFFLRNSGQAQGSLRIAATAPYYILDLVKIFRERLPHVEVSVEIGNSQQVLELLEDYRVDLAASSQLVEDARLVRRVLGTDPLVVAVHRNHPLASRESLPLSALAGHCLLVREQGSTTRKLTEQMLEEAGVKVGSVVEIGSRESIREAVLRNIGISLIARHEVPHNPELRVLSLENAPVMHEYLYCLKERRQARLPAAFLGLAQEVAAVEI; the protein is encoded by the coding sequence ATGTTGAGTTCCGAGTTGAAAGCCTTCTACATGGTTGCCCGCTTGGGCAGCATTACCCTGGCGGCGAAGAAACTCGGGCTCAGCCAACCGACAGTCACTACGCAAATTCGCAACCTGGAAAGCCAGTATGCGGTGGAGCTGTTCTATCGCGGCGGTCGACGCCTTACTCTCAGTGATGACGGCGCGCGGTTGCTGCCGATGGTCAAGGCGCTGCTGCAGCAGGAAGCCGATATTGAGTTCTTCCTGCGCAACAGTGGCCAGGCCCAAGGCAGCCTGCGCATTGCCGCCACCGCGCCGTATTACATCCTCGATCTGGTGAAGATCTTTCGCGAGCGCCTGCCACACGTCGAGGTTTCAGTGGAGATCGGCAATTCCCAGCAGGTGCTGGAACTGCTCGAGGACTATCGCGTAGACCTTGCCGCTTCGTCACAACTGGTTGAAGACGCTCGTCTGGTGCGTCGCGTATTGGGTACCGACCCGTTGGTGGTGGCGGTGCATCGCAACCATCCGTTGGCCAGCCGTGAATCGCTGCCGTTGTCGGCGCTCGCCGGGCACTGCCTGTTGGTGCGTGAACAAGGCTCGACTACGCGCAAACTGACCGAGCAGATGCTTGAAGAAGCCGGTGTCAAGGTGGGTTCGGTTGTCGAGATCGGCAGCCGTGAGTCGATTCGCGAGGCGGTGTTGCGCAACATCGGTATCAGCCTGATCGCCCGCCATGAAGTGCCGCACAACCCGGAGTTGCGGGTGCTGAGCCTGGAGAATGCGCCGGTGATGCATGAGTACCTGTATTGCCTGAAGGAACGGCGGCAGGCAAGGTTGCCAGCAGCTTTTCTTGGTTTGGCGCAGGAAGTGGCGGCGGTTGAGATATAG
- the cadR gene encoding Cd(II)/Pb(II)-responsive transcriptional regulator: MKIGELSKATDCAVETIRYYERENLLPEPARSEGNYRMYTQAHVERLTFIRNCRTLDMTLEEIRSLLRLRDSPEDQCESVNALIDEHIQHVNARIDGLQALQAQLLELRQHCHPKEVQCSILQHLEVNGAVTAPEAEHSHVGRSHGH, translated from the coding sequence ATGAAGATCGGCGAACTGTCCAAAGCCACCGACTGCGCGGTGGAAACCATCCGTTACTACGAGCGGGAAAACCTGCTGCCGGAGCCTGCGCGCAGCGAGGGCAACTACCGGATGTACACCCAGGCTCACGTTGAGCGCCTGACCTTCATTCGCAACTGCCGCACCCTCGACATGACCCTGGAAGAGATTCGCAGCCTGCTGCGCCTGCGCGACAGCCCGGAGGATCAGTGTGAAAGCGTCAACGCGCTGATCGACGAGCATATTCAGCACGTAAATGCGCGTATTGATGGGCTGCAGGCGTTGCAGGCGCAACTGCTGGAGCTACGCCAACATTGCCATCCCAAAGAGGTGCAGTGCTCGATCCTCCAGCACCTGGAGGTCAATGGTGCGGTGACGGCTCCCGAGGCGGAGCATTCGCATGTGGGTAGAAGCCACGGTCACTGA